In Musa acuminata AAA Group cultivar baxijiao chromosome BXJ2-8, Cavendish_Baxijiao_AAA, whole genome shotgun sequence, one genomic interval encodes:
- the LOC103995628 gene encoding cytochrome P450 703A2 — MVHPVGILVFVALLALLLVLRFTLVSRVAWKSKLRLPPGPPRWPIFGNLLLLGPLPHKDMAQLSSAHGPLVYLRLGAVDAVTTDDPEVIREILLRQDDVFASRPRTLAAVHLAYGCRDVALAPFGSHWKRMRRTCMEHLLTTKQIESFSGHRKIEACHLARDVWRKARDGEPVNLRQFLGNFSMNNVTRMLLGKQYFGPELAGPAEAAEFMHITHELFWLLGLIYLGDYLPLWRWLDPLGCEKKIREVEKRMDRFHQKIIEEHREAMARRKEAGDGENKEAMDFVDVLLSSPGEDGKERMDDTEIKALMQDMIAAATDTSAVTNEWAMTEVIKHPGVLRKVQEELDRVVGRDRLVQESDLARLTYLRCVVRETFRLHPAGPFLIPHESTRATKLMGYDIPAKTRVFINTYALGRNRRVWDDVDAFRPERHLPPEGSGGRVEISHGADFRILPFGAGKRRCPGAPLGVTMVLMALATLFHCFDWSPPEGVRCEEIDTEEVYGMTMPKAKPLMAAARPRLAPNLYD; from the exons ATGGTTCATCCTGTGGGTATTCTGGTCTTCGTTGCTCTCCTTGCTCTACTTCTTGTGTTGCGATTCACTCTCGTCTCAAGGGTTGCTTGGAAGTCCAAACTGAGACTGCCACCGGGCCCACCAAGGTGGCCCATCTTTGGGAACCTCCTTCTATTGGGCCCACTCCCGCACAAGGACATGGCCCAACTTTCCTCAGCCCACGGGCCGCTCGTTTACCTCCGACTCGGCGCCGTCGACGCCGTCACCACCGACGACCCGGAGGTCATCCGGGAGATCCTACTTCGGCAGGATGACGTGTTCGCCTCCCGGCCCCGGACGCTGGCCGCCGTCCACCTCGCCTACGGCTGCCGCGACGTCGCCTTGGCCCCGTTCGGCTCGCACTGGAAGCGGATGCGGCGAACCTGCATGGAGCACTTGCTTACCACGAAGCAGATCGAGTCGTTCTCGGGCCACCGGAAAATCGAGGCCTGCCACCTCGCCCGAGATGTGTGGCGCAAGGCCCGAGATGGGGAGCCCGTCAACCTGCGGCAGTTCCTGGGCAACTTTTCCATGAACAACGTGACGAGGATGCTGCTGGGAAAGCAGTACTTCGGACCCGAGCTGGCCGGGCCGGCCGAGGCGGCAGAGTTCATGCACATCACCCACGAGCTGTTCTGGCTCCTGGGGCTGATCTATCTCGGCGACTACCTGCCGCTGTGGAGGTGGCTCGACCCGCTCGGGTGCGAGAAAAAGATTAGGGAGGTCGAGAAGAGGATGGACAGGTTCCACCAGAAGATAATCGAGGAGCACCGGGAAGCCATGGCGAGGAGGAAGGAAGCTGGCGATGGCGAGAACAAAGAAGCAATGGACTTTGTTGACGTGCTGCTCTCCTCGCCAGGTGAGGATGGGAAGGAACGTATGGACGACACAGAGATCAAAGCTCTTATGCAG GACATGATTGCGGCGGCGACGGATACATCGGCAGTGACGAACGAATGGGCCATGACGGAGGTGATCAAGCACCCAGGGGTGCTGCGGAAAGTCCAGGAGGAGCTCGACAGGGTGGTCGGGAGGGATCGCCTGGTGCAGGAATCAGACCTTGCCCGCCTGACGTACCTCCGGTGCGTCGTGAGGGAGACCTTCCGACTGCACCCGGCGGGGCCGTTCCTCATCCCTCACGAGTCCACCAGGGCCACCAAGCTTATGGGCTACGACATCCCCGCCAAGACGCGCGTGTTCATCAACACGTACGCGCTGGGGCGGAACAGGCGCGTCTGGGACGACGTCGACGCGTTCCGGCCAGAGCGACACCTGCCGCCGGAGGGCAGCGGCGGGCGGGTGGAGATCAGCCACGGGGCCGACTTCAGGATCCTGCCGTTTGGCGCGGGGAAGCGGAGGTGCCCCGGCGCGCCGCTGGGAGTGACCATGGTGCTGATGGCGCTCGCCACGCTCTTCCATTGCTTCGACTGGTCGCCGCCGGAGGGGGTCCGATGTGAGGAGATCGACACCGAGGAGGTCTACGGCATGACCATGCCCAAAGCCAAGCCACTGATGGCGGCGGCCAGGCCGCGCTTGGCCCCAAACCTGTACGACTAA
- the LOC135620293 gene encoding protein transport protein SEC23 E-like produces MAEELVGTGGAASDPDGPDGVRMSWNNWPRSKVEASKCVIPVAASITPIRASPSVLVLPYQPLRCKPPCSAVLNPFARVDFAAKIWICPLCFSRNHFPPHYAGISEANVPGELYPQCTTVEYAPPPLDHHSAPSSAPPPPPVFLFVIDTCLIEEELGFLKSAMRRAIGLLPDNALVGLLTFGTQVHLYELGFADVSKIYVFRGIKEISKDHILDQLGLSASSVRHGAAVGMPGYTKAPQTNGFHPSGSVHRFLLPAADCEYALSSLLDELQTDQWPVEAGSRALRCTGVALSVAAGLLGACVPGTGARIIALVGGPCTQGPGMIVSKDLSEPVRSHKDLDKDAAPHFHKAVKFYENLAKQLVSQGHVLDLFASALDQVGVAEMKVSVERTGGLVVLAESFGHPVFKDSFKRIFENGEQSLGLSFNGTLDINCSKDIRIEGIIGPCTSLEKKGTLCADVVVGQGNTTSWKMCGLDRTTCLTVFFEIVPSERSNQSGIPNPQLYIQFLTNYQGPEGQMRLRVTTITRRWVDGSNAEELIEGFDQETAAVVLARYVSLKMEMEEEFDATRWLDRSLIRLCSRFGDYRKDDPASFTLNPNFSILPQFMFNLRRSQFVQVFNNSPDETAYFRMLLNRESITNSVVMIQPSLLSYSFNSPPVPALLDVASISSDRILLLDAYFSVVIFHGMTIAQWRNMGYQNQPEHQAFAQLLQAPQDDAQVIIRDRFPVPRLVICDQHGSQARFLLAKLNPSATYNSAHEVVPGSDVIFTDDVSLQVFCEHLRRLVVQS; encoded by the exons ATGGCGGAGGAACTCGTCGGAACGGGTGGCGCCGCCTCGGACCCCGACGGCCCCGACGGCGTCCGTATGAGCTGGAACAATTGGCCCCGTTCCAAGGTTGAGGCGAGCAAGTGCGTCATCCCCGTTGCTGCCTCCATCACCCCGATCCGCGCATCCCCCTCCGTTCTCGTCCTCCCCTACCAGCCCCTCCGCTGCAAGCCCCCCTGCTCCGCCGTCCTCAACCCCTTCGCCCGCGTCGACTTCGCCGCCAAGATCTGGATCTGCCCTCTCTGCTTCTCACGCAACCACTTCCCCCCGCACTACGCCGGCATCAGCGAGGCCAATGTCCCCGGTGAGCTCTACCCCCAGTGCACAACCGTCGAGTACGCCCCACCGCCCCTCGACCACCACTCCGCTCCATCGTCTGCCCCGCCGCCGCCCCCCGTCTTCCTCTTCGTCATCGACACCTGCCTCATCGAGGAGGAGCTAGGATTCCTCAAGTCAGCGATGCGCCGGGCCATCGGCCTGCTCCCGGATAACGCCCTCGTTGGGCTGCTCACCTTCGGCACCCAGGTCCATCTATACGAGCTAGGGTTCGCGGATGTGTCCAAGATCTACGTGTTCAGGGGGATCAAGGAAATCTCGAAAGACCATATCTTGGATCAGCTCGGGCTCTCTGCTTCGAGTGTCCGGCATGGTGCCGCCGTTGGAATGCCAGGGTATACCAAGGCGCCGCAGACCAATGGGTTTCATCCGTCTGGATCGGTTCATAGATTCCTGCTTCCGGCTGCAGATTGTGAATACGCTCTCAGTTCG TTGCTGGACGAGCTGCAGACAGATCAGTGGCCAGTTGAAGCAGGGAGCCGTGCTCTTCGTTGCACGGGGGTTGCCCTAAGTGTTGCCGCTGGCTTACTGGGAGCATGCGTGCCTGGTACTGGGGCTCGCATCATAGCTTTGGTTGGTGGACCATGTACGCAGGGCCCTGGAATG ATTGTCTCAAAAGATTTATCAGAGCCAGTTCGCTCTCATAAAGATCTTGATAAAGATGCTGCTCCACATTTCCACAAAGctgttaaattttatgaaaatttgGCCAAGCAGCTAGTTAGCCAGGGCCATGTATTAGACCTATTTGCTTCTGCACTTGATCAG GTTGGGGTTGCAGAGATGAAAGTATCAGTTGAAAGAACAGGTGGACTTGTTGTTCTTGCTGAAAGTTTCGGGCACCCAGTTTTTAAAGACTCCTTCAAACGTATTTTTGAAAATGGCGAGCAGTCTCTTGGTCTTTCTTTTAA TGGGACACTTGATATCAACTGTTCAAAGGATATCAGGATTGAGGGAATTATTGGGCCATGTACATCTTTAGAGAAG AAGGGAACTCTTTGTGCTGATGTTGTCGTAGGCCAAGGAAATACCACTTCGTGGAAAATGTGTGGTCTTGATAGGACTACTTGTTTGACTGTATTCTTTGAAATTGTACCAAGCGAACGGTCAAACCAATCTGGAATTCCAAATCCACAATTATATATACAATTCTTAACAAA TTATCAGGGTCCTGAAGGTCAAATGAGGTTACGGGTTACAACCATCACTAGAAGATGGGTGGATGGTTCCAATGCAGAG GAACTGATTGAAGGATTTGATCAGGAAACTGCAGCTGTTGTTTTGGCAAGATACGTCTCCTTGAAAATGGAGATGGAG GAAGAATTTGATGCAACACGATGGTTGGATAGATCACTAATCCGCCTTTGCTCCAGATTTGGTGATTACCGAAAAGATGATCCTGCTTCATTTACATTAAATCCAAATTTTTCAATACTCCCACAGTTTATGTTCAACCTGAGGCGCTCACAATTTGTACAG GTTTTCAACAACAGCCCCGATGAAACTGCTTATTTCCGTATGTTGTTGAATCGGGAGAGCATCACCAATTCTGTTGTCATGATACAACCTTCACTTCTTTCATATTCTTTTAACTCCCCTCCTGTTCCTGCATTATTAGATGTTGCATCTATATCTTCAGATCGTATATTATTGCTAGATGCCTATTTTAGTGTTGTTATCTTCCACGGTATGACCATTGCTCAATGGCGCAACATGGGTTACCAGAATCAGCCTGAGCATCAG GCTTTTGCTCAGCTGTTACAAGCTCCTCAAGATGATGCCCAGGTGATCATCAGAGACCGCTTCCCTGTGCCCAGATTAGTTATCTGTGATCAGCATGGCTCCCAG GCAAGATTTCTGTTAGCCAAGTTGAATCCATCAGCTACATATAACTCTGCCCATGAGGTGGTGCCGGGGTCTGATGTCATCTTCACTGATGATGTTAGTCTTCAAGTGTTCTGTGAGCATCTTCGAAGACTGGTTGTTCAGTCATGA